The DNA sequence CGAAATGCCGTGTCCGTTTTCTCGACTATCAGGGCGAAATTTGCGAGCTGGACTGCGACGAGATGTTGGCAACCTGCCTTCAGCATGAGATGGATCACCTCGAAGGCGTGCTGTTCATCGATCATCTCTCCAAGCTGAAGCGCGACCGGGTTTTAAAGAAGCTCCTGAAAGAACGGCGCCTGAAAGAAAAAGAACTGGCCTGACCGGTTCCAAACGCGCACTTTTAAAACATGACAAACCCCAAACCTCTCCGCATCGCGTTCATGGGAACGCCTGACTTTTCAGTGGGCGTCCTTGCCGCTCTTGTTGAGGCGGGCCACGAGCTTGTCGCGGTTTATTCGCAGCCACCGAGGAAGGCCGGCCGCGGCATGGACCTGAAAAAGTCTCCAGTGCATGCGTTTGCGGACACAAACAGCATTGAAGTGCGCACGCCAATAAGCCTGAAGGGCGAAGAAGAGCAACGGGCCTTCGCTGATCTAGATTTGGATGTAGCAATTGTTGTGGCCTACGGGCTGCTTCTCCCTGCGCCCATTCTTGAAGCCCCACGTCTCGGTTGTCTCAACCTTCATGCCTCCCTCCTGCCACGTTGGCGCGGTGCCGCGCCGATCCAGCGGGCAATTATGGCGGGCGACGCGGAGACCGGTGTGATGGTGATGCAGATGGACGAAGGCCTTGATACGGGCCCTGTGCTGGGCACAGCGCGGATTGCGATCACCGGCGACATGACGGCCTCGGACCTCCACGATGAGCTTGCCACAATCGGTGCGCCTTTGATGGTCGACACACTGACGAAGCTTGCGGCAGGTGAAGTCACTCCGGCTGAGCAATCAGATGAGGGTATAATCTACGCAAAGAAGATCGATAAGGCGGAAGCACGCATTGATTGGTCACGGCCCGCCAAAGAACTGGACTGTCACATTCGCGGACTGTCGCCTTTTCCCGGTGCCTATTTTGAAATCATCCGAAAGGGGAAACCGGAACGGGTGAAAATTCTGCGCGCTGTGGCAGTTGCAGGGAGCGGTGCGCCGGGATCGGCCTTGGACGATAAGCTCACCATTGCTTGTGGCGAGGGCGCTTTGCGCTTGGCTGAAGTTCAGCGGGCGGGCAAAGGGCGGGCAACCGCCGAGGAGTTCCTTCGTGGCTTCCCCCTTGCGAAGGGCGAAAGTGTCAGCTGATGAGCCGCTACAAACTCACCATTGAATATGATGGCGGTCCCTATAATGGCTGGCAGTCGCAAACGAATGGGCGCGCTGTTCAGGATCAGGTGACGAAAGCCGTTCGCGCTTACAGTGGCGAAGGGGCAGAGGTCTTTGCCGCGGGGCGGACGGACACCGGTGTCCATGCACTCGGTCAGGTGGTTCATCTGGATCTGGAACGGGGCGACAAGGCCGACAAGGTGAAGGATGCGATCAATTTTCATTTAAAGCCCGCGCCGATCTCTGTTGTTGCCTCAGAACTCGTCAGCGACGAATTTCACGCGCGCTTTGATGCTACAAAGCGCCACTATCTTTACCGCATCATCAATCGCCGCGCGCCACTCACGCTTGATCTCGGGCAGGCTTGGGCTGTGCCGGTGCCTCTTGATGCGGACGCCATGCATAGGGCGGCGCAGGCACTGATTGGCAAGCATGACTTCACGACCTTCCGGTCCGTTCATTGCCAGGCGAAGTCCGCGGTGCGAACAATGGATGAGATCACTGTCTCCCGCTATGGCGAAGAGATTGAGGTGATCTGTCGGGCACGCTCTTTCCTGCACAATCAGGTGCGTTCCATTGTGGGCTCGCTCAAATGTGTCGGCGAAGGCAAATGGCGCCCAAAAGAGATGGAAGCGGCGTTGAAGGCTGCAGACCGTTCCCGCTGTGGACCGGTCGCACCCCCAGATGGTCTCTATCTGACAGCAGTCGACTACGACTGATCAGGAAAGCTGCAGATCGATCAACTCGACGCGGGCCGCGTCAATGTCAGACCCAAAGAAGAGGCCGCCCACACGCGCAAAACGTTCCGGCGCATCCGTCGCCAGGAACCGCTCGGACCCGTTTGACGAGGCATCCGTCGCAAGACCATTTCTTTCGAGAGCCGCAGCCACGGACTCGGCGGTCGTTGCGGCACTGTCCACCAGGGTAACCCCGTCACCAAGAACTCTGGCGATTGCGGGAGCGAGCACCGGAAAGTGGGTGCACCCCAGCACAAGCGTATCGGGCGCCGTTTCCGGATCATCAAAGAGTGGTGCGAGATATCGTTGAGCTGCGGCTTCGGCAATCGCATCGTTGCCCCAACCTTCTTCAGCAAGCGCAACGAAGAGGGCGCAGGGTTGCTGGCGAATGTGAACGTCCGGCGCTAGTGCAGAAATTGCGCGGGCATAAGCGCCCCCTTTGACCGTGCTTTCTGTTGCAAGCACACCGACCCGTTTTGTTTTGGTGGCAGCAACGCCAGCACGAGCGCCAGGCTCCACCACGCCAATCACAGGAAGGGGCGCATGCTGTTCCGCGAGTGGCTCGATCGCGACAGCGCTAGCCGTGTTGCAGGCAATCACGACCATCTTCACATCATGCGCGAGCAATTTTCTGGTGGCCTGTAGAGCATAGGCAGTGACTGTATCGGCGCTTTTTGTGCCATAGGGCAGGCGCGCTGTGTCGCCCAGATAAACCAGGTCTTCATGCGGGAGTGTGTCACGCAACGCGCGGAGCACAGTGAGGCCCCCCATACCTGAATCAAAGACGCCAATGGCACGCGGATCACTCATCTATTGCGGCCCGACACCCAGAAAAGAACTGGCAACCATATTGATCATGAAACCCAACGCGACTTCAAAGGCAACGATACCTGCGGCAGTAGCCGATGTTGTTCTGAATGCCGTAACGGCGATCTGCCAGTGATAGAGAAGGGCTGTCACAAAGACGAGCAGGATGAGGAAGGCCGAGGTTTCAATGGTGGCGATCCCGAAACTGTAAAGCACATAGGGCGGTGCCAGTAAGACCGCAACCAGAACGGACGACCAATTGAACACGATTATGTAGGGCGCAAATTGGTGTGTCAGGTTGAGCCTCCGACAGATAAACACCATCGAGAGCGGGTACAGGACCCAGAACGCCACATAGGAAAGGAATTCGATCGTGGTATAGCCGAGCAGTGAATTGGTCACGACAATGTCGGCATCTCCGATCATCCGCCATTCAGCGCTGATAAAGACAAGATAGAACGGGGTCGCAAAGATGAAGGCGGCAAAGGACCGCCAGAAAGCGTCTGCGCTGAAATCGAAATGCGACAGGGCAGAAGGATCGCGCCGGGCGATTTTCCAGGCACCGATGAAGGCATTGATGATTTCTGTGCTTGTGGGCATGTGCGCCTAGTGTGGTGAATTTGAAGTTCGCATTACCATTTGCAGCATTCTCAACAGCGAACTTCAAATTCTAAATCACACCAGAAATAAACATGCTGCTAGTGTCCTTGCGATTCATAAGTTCGTTCTGAGCCAGCCGCACGATCATACGAACTTATGAAACGGGACACTACCTGAAATAGCCCCTCAGTACAGTTTCGTAGATGTCGGCAAGGGCAACAATGTCGTCGACCTTCGCATGTTCATCCACCTTGTGCATGGACTGGCTGACAAGCCCGAATTCAACAACCCGCGCATAGTTCTTGATAAACCGCGCGTCTGACGTCCCGCCGCTTGTGGATAATTCCGGCGTACGTCCCGTCGCCTGTGTTGTGGCGTCAGATATCAGCGTGCTCAACTTGCCTGGGGCAGTAAGAAAGGCATCACCACTCGCGATCATATTGAGGTCGTAGGCGCCACCCATCTCAGCGGTCACAGCATCTAGATGCGCACGCACCCGGGCTTCCAGCTCGTCTGGAGTATGCAGATCGTTAAAGCGAATATTGAACCGCGCTTTGGCTTCTGCAGGAATGACATTCGTTGCTTCATTATCGACGCTGATCTGCGTGATCTCAAGATTGGAGGGCTGAAAATGGTCTGTGCCCTCGTCCAACAGATCGCTCGTTAAGCGTTGCAGCATGGCCACGAGGCGCGGCGTCGGATTGTCAGCCAGGTGTGGATAGGCCACATGGCCCTGGGCACCAAATGCCGTAATCCAGCCATTTGTGCTGCCGCGGCGACCGATCTTGATCATGTCACCAAGCTCTTGTGGGTTGGTGGGTTCGCCGACAAGGCAATCATCAATCACCTCACCGCGGGCCTCCAGCCATTCCAGCACTTTTCGGGTGCCGTTGATTGCCGGCCCTTCTTCATCGCCGGTAATGAGGAAGCTGATGGAGCCCTTAACGCCGCCATCGGTAACAAGCCGTGATGCTGCAGCTGCAAAGGCAGCAATCGAGCCTTTCATGTCCGTAGCGCCGCGTCCGAGCAACAGGCCATCTTTGATAACGGCCTCAAACGGGTCGACGCTCCAGGCTTTCGCATCGCCCACCGGCACGACATCGGTGTGCCCAGCAAAGCAAAAATTGGGGGCCTCGGACCCAAGACGGGCATAAAGATTGTCGACGTCCGGCGTGTCTTGATCGCTGAACGGAAGGCGCGTGCAGACGAACCCCAGCTCAGTGAGACGGGCCTCCAGAAAATCAAGTGCGCCGCCCTCAACAGGGGTGACGCTTTGACAGCGGATCAGGTCTTGCGCGAGGGAGACTGGGTCAATCAGGCCAGCCGCCGTGGGTGTATCGGTTTCCATGACCCCCGGTTTACCCGGTTGTGCCCACGAGGGTCAAACAAACCGGTCAATCCGGTATGATCTTCACGCTGAATCGCTTCTAGTCTCGCAGAAGTTCATTCACCGACGTTTTTGACCGTGTGCGCTCATCTACGGTTTTGACGATGACAGCACAGGCGAGGCTTGGGCCAGGTGTCCCATCTGGAAGTGGTTTGCCAGGTAGCGCACCAGGGACCACAACCGAATACGGCGGAACATATCCTACATGGGTCTCGCCCGTGTCGCGGTTCACGACTTTGGTTGTCGACGTGATGAACACGCCCATGGAGAGGACAGCACCGGTCCCCACAATAACGCCTTCCGCCACTTCAGACCGTGCACCGATAAAGCAGTTATCTTCAATGATGACAGGTCCGGCCTGGAGTGGTTCGAGAACACCACCAATGCCAGCGCCACCTGAAATGTGCACATTCTTGCCGATCTGGGCGCAAGACCCGACCGTTGCCCAGGTGTCGACCATGGTGCCGCTGTCAACGCGGGCGCCCAGATTGACAAAAGACGGCATCAGGACAGCGCCTGGTGCGATATAGGCTGACCGGCGCACAATGGCGCCCGGTACGGCTCGGAAACCGGCAGCAGAAAACTCCTGCGGTCCCCAGCCTTCAAACTTCGACGGAACCTTGTCCCACCAATTGGTGCTGTTGCCGGGACCCCCCGCGATTGTTTCCATGTCGTTCAGGCGGAAGGACAGGAGCACAGCCTTTTTCAGCCATTGATTGACCACCCAGCCTTTGTCGCCTTTTTCGGCAACCCGAACTTCCCCATTGTCCAAGAGCGTCAGGGCCTCGTTGACCGCGTCGCGCACGTCACCGGTCGTTTTGGTGTCGATGGCGTCCACATTGTCGAAAGCCGTGTCGATGATGGATTGAAGCTCAGCTGGGGTCATCTTGGGGATCCTTATTTATCGGCAGCACTGGCATGGGTTTCGAGCGCCGCGGCACAATAGCGGGGGGTGGGGGCTTGTCAACCAGAGCATTTCCAGCGGAAGTTGCAGCACTTCAGCGTCCGGAAATGCGACAAAACAAAGGATTTGAAGCGCCGGACTACAGACCTTGAAGAAATCCCGTCAGATCATCGGTCACATAGTGGACATGGGGCCCGTCGGCACCTTCATGGGACATTTGCTGGTGCTTTTCCGGGCCGGGCTCTCCGGGCCGAACCCAGACGGTCGTCATACCCATGTCGTGGGGTGCCTGCAGATTCCGGGCGATATCCTCAAACATGGCGGACCGGCTGGGGTCGATGCCTGTCCCTGACACAAATCGTTCATAGGCTTGGACGGCGGGTTTGGGTGTGTAGTCGACGGCCACAATGTCATAGACCGCGTCGAAATGGTGGGTGATCCCCAGCTGCTCTGTCACGTTTTCTGCGTGGGCAACGGTTCCGTTGGTAAAAATCACTTTGCGGCCTGGCAGGCGCTCAATCGCCTGGTTGAGATCATCCGCCGGCGCGATATGGCTCACATCGATTTGGTGCACATAATCCAGGAATGCCTTCGGCGCGAGATCATGCACTTTCATGAGACCGCTGAGCGTCGTGCCATGTTCAACGTAATAATGCTTCTGCAGGCGTCTGGCTTCTTCTGGATCAACGTTTAAATAGTCTGAAATGAAGTCCCGCATTCGCACATCCACTTGCGAAAACAGATCGCATTCGGGCGGATAGAGCGTGTTGTCCAGGTCAAACACCCAGGTCTCAATATGGAGAAAGTCGGGGTTTTTCAGGCTTTGCTTAGGCGTTTCAGACATATCAGGGGCACTCGTGGTTCTGAGCCGCACTCTGCCGACGCATTCACCAATTGGCAACCAACTTAAATCACTGCTTAAAGGCCCATTAAGAGCCAATTGCTAGATTTGAGCCCTGTATTCTTGAGTTCAAAGGGTCCTGGTTTGATGTCCACCGCGCAAACTGATGTGTCTTCGTCGGAGCTTGTTGATGATGTTGCATCAATCGCGCCGTGCGAGCTGCTGCAGCGTTTCCGTGGACCGGGCTTGTTGCTGGCGCAGGACGGCGCCGTACTGGCAAACAATGAGGCGGGTGACGAGCTTGTCCGTCTTATGGGCGTGACAGAGGAACGGGCGCTGGACCAAGTAAACGAAACCGCAAGCGCCTTCCTGGATGTTGGCCGCACAGGCGTGCCGCTCTCCAAGCGCATTGTCGTGCCGTCGGCAGCGCGTGATGAAGGCAACTTGACCTATGACATCACCGCTCTTCCGGTGGACCTTTCCATGAGTGCTGGCCCGGGCATCTTATTGCTGGCCCGCAATGTCTCGCTGGAAGGGAATCTGGTGGAGGCACTTGTCAGTTCTCGCGCCCTTTATCGAGACCTTGCAGATTGCTCCGGCGACTTTGTCTGGGAAGTCGATGCGTCGTCGAAATTCTCATTTGTAAGCCCCCAGGGCATTGTCGGCTATCTGCCGCTGGCATTGAATGGGGCCTCCCCTGCGGGCCTCGCCATGGACCCCCACGAGGCCAGTCATCTCGTGGCGCTGTTCGCGGCACGAGAACCGATTACAGAAACCGAAGTCTGGATCCGAGGTGAAGATGGGAACGCCGCCTGTCTTGTCGCCTCGGTTCGGCCATTGACCGATGATTGTGGTGAGTGGTGTGGTGCGCGCGGTGTGGCGCGCGACGTGACCGCCGAACGCCGCCGGGCGCGCGAACTGGACGAACAGCGCGATGATGACGCGCTCATCTCCGCGATTGCGCGCGCGATCCAGCAGGAAATGCAGCCCCACGATATGCTGCGTGCAGCAGCCCGCGTTCTGGTAACGTCCTTTCAGGCCGCCGCCGCATGGGTTGTGCCACTGCAGGCTGACGGCAATCCGTTGAAGCCAGCAGCACGGCACATTGACTCGACCATGGCAACAGATCTGCCTGACCCGGATTTCGGCACGTTGATGGACACCGCTATTCCGTCAGATGAGCAGGCGCAAGCCTACCAGATTTGGCGGGAGGGACCCTTCCTCTGCCTTCTCACCCATCATTGGGATGTCATGAACGGGTTTGTCGTACTATTGGATACAGCTGGCCGTGCAGAGGCCATGCTTGCCCATGCTGCCGACCATCTCTCGAACGCGATTGAACATGCTCGTCAACTCCGTGAGCTTGATCGATTGTCCCGGACCGATGAACTGACGGGACTTTTGAATAGGCGGGCCTTCATTGCGGGGGTGAGTGAAAGCTTAGCTTTGCACACCGGTGAGGGTGCCGCTGGCAACCTCATGTTCATCGATATGGACAATTTCAAAGCGGTCAATGACACCTATGGTCATCCCGTTGGCGATGCATTGTTGACATCACTTTCTTCCCTGATGGGAGACGTGATAGCAGACCTGCCCTGCGGGGATCATCTCGCCGCCCGATTGGGGGGTGATGAGTTCGCCATGTGGATCGGTTCTTGTGGTGAAGCGCCCGGCGCTCTTGCTGCCCTGACAGCGGAACGGCTTGTTCGAGCATTCAATATTGTTGCAGCGGAATATGGCGAGGAGGTTCTGCCGGGCCTCTCTATTGGGATCGCAAGCGCAACGCCTGGCGAAGAACTTCAGAGCCTCATGGCTCGCGCAGACCACACGCTTTACGACGTGAAGCGGTCTGGCAAGGGAACCTGGAAAATGGCGTCTGAGAACAGCCTCCCGACTGTTGAACCGGCGGCGCAGTCAACAATCGGCAATGGGATAACCGGGGAACTGTCCGAGGGGACATCATGAAGAACCTGTTGAACAAAATCTTCTCCTGGCGGCGTTTGCCCAACGAGCTGAGCTATGAGGACGCGCGCGCTGTATTGGAGAAGCATTCCCGAGCTGCCAAACGGGAGCTGGCCTCTCGAACCGACGCACCTCGTGAGGTGCTTTATTATCTGTCGGAAGACGAGATGCTTGATGTTCGCGTGGCGGTTGCAGCAAATCCGTCCACACCCATCCAGGCCAGCGAGATTCTGGCGGACGATCCTGAAGAGCTTGTACGCGTGGAACTTGCACGGCGGATCTCGAGACTGGTACCCGGTGCCGATGAAAATATGCAGGGAGATTTGCTAGAGCGGGTGATTGCACTTGTTGAGAAACTCGCCGCTGACAAGCTTCCGCGTGTGCGTGCCATTGTCGCTGAAGAGATTAAGGCGACCGACAATGTACCACCGCGCATCATCAAGAAACTCGCCAATGATGTTGAGATATCTGTTGCGGGCCCGGTGCTCGAATATTCGCCGCTCTTGTCCGATGCGGATCTGATGGAGCTGATCGCTGGCAGCGCGGTGGATGGCGCTGCGGAAGCCATTGCGCGCCGCGAAAATATGGGCGACGAGATTGTCGAGAAGGTAGCCCAGTCTCTCGACATACCTGCTGTGACGGCCTTGCTCGCCAATCCGAACGTGCAGATCAGGGAAGACACGCTCGACCTTCTGATTACCACAGCGATTGATGTCGAAGCGCTTCATGAGCCGCTAGTGATGCGGCCGAACCTTTCCATCCGCGCTATCAAACGCATTGCGAGCTTCGTTGCCAGATCCCTCCTGGAGGATTTGTTGGCGCGCGAAGGCTTAGATGAAGACACGCAGAAAGAACTGCGAGACCGAGTCATGGAGCGCGTAGAGGGTGAAGATGGCAGCGAAAAGCTCGATGCCACCCTTGCATCCGTTCGCAAAGCTTACGAAGCAGGTAAGCTGGATAATGCCTTGGTCACCACGCTTGCAGATACCGGGCAAAAAGAATGCGTGAGCATGGCGCTCTCACTCTTGGTCGAAGTGCCGGTCAAAAAAATTACCGAGATTATGGACTCCAAATCGCCAGAGGCGATCACATCGGTCTGTTGGAAGGCGGAACTCAGCATGAGAACAGCGCTGGCTGTTCAGAAGGCGCTCAGCATAAAGCATACGGATCTTCTTCTTCCCAAAAACGGGTTCGAATACCCGCTTGAGGACAAGAAAATGAACCTACAACTGGCATTCTTCGAGATTGAGCCCAAGGGAGAGGGCGGTTAGCTATTTAAGCGTTTCTGTCCACACAAGTGCTTCACCGGTATCTATCCGTTTAAAGCCGGTGTCATCAAAACCGCGTTCAGTGCATCCTTCGCGGCCCTCAATCTCAAACCGGGTGCCTTTAGTGCAGAATGTGTGATTGCCCGCCCAGACGAGATCCTGGCTAGCGCGGCGCGCCACCAGTCCGCCGCCATCAACAGCTTCTGCGTAGGTGTAATAATATTGCTCTTTCAGTTCGCCCTTAATGGCCTTTTCGCACCGATCCGGTTCGATGCGGATCCAACCGCTGGATGCAAAATCTTCGCCGCTTTGATAGCCAACCGCAGCCCAGACGAGAAAATCAGTTGTGTTGCAGATCGACAAGCCGGTTGCGGCCTGGCGCTGATCAGCGCTTTCAATAAGAGCATTGAAGAGAGCAGGTGTAATCTTGCCGTCTGCTCGGAGGTTCTTAGATTGCTGGAAGTTCGTAATCGCAGTTGTTGTACGTCTGCCGCTCAACCCATCGATCTGGGAAATTGAGGCGCCGGTGTCGCGCAGCAATCTCTGGGTTCCGGCAATCTCGGCGCGCTTCCGAGTGTAATTGCTAGGTTCTGAGAACGTCGTCGTCCATTTGTCGCCTGTCCGAGTTTCTACGCGGGTAAAGTCGAACCCATCAAATCCACGCGTGGCGCAATTTGTCCGATCATTGACGAGAAAGTCCCCCGGCGCTGTGCAGAAGCGATCGGACCCGCTGAAATATTTTGTGCCACCTTCATGGGCATCTATCGAGCGGGCAAAAACATAATACTCGTCATGTTCAATGCGCCCGGGAAGAACCGCGTTGCAGGCGCCGGGCAGAATGCGAAACCACCCTTGGCTTTGCCACCCTTCGTCTGATTCATAGCCAATCGCAGCGTCTAGGACATAGGTGGTGGTGTTGCAGAAGCGATATTCTGCTTTCGCCGGAGAGGCCAAGACAAGAGATGCGAATAGGAATGCGGCGCAGAAAAGGGCGGTCGCAAGTGCGTTGTGTGGAGCGGAGCATCGCAGCCCGCTGCTAACTTCGTTCATATTTCTCGACCCAAAACACGTGCCCCCCGGCCAAGTCTCTCTGTTCTGACAATAGCATTCCAGGGAGGTCTGCCAAGTGCTCTTGAGTCTCTGCAGCGTGATTGTCGCCGAGTTGGCACTACCCGTCTTTAATGAGAGTGCCAACACCATGTTCGGTAAAGAGTTCCAGGAGCACCGCGTGGGGCACCCGACCATCCAGAATGACCACGGCTTCAACCCCGTCATTCACAGCGTCAATGCAGGTTTCAAGCTTCGGAATCATGCCACCTGAGATGGTGCCATCTGCCATCAAGGCGTTGGCTTCGGCGACAGTAAGGCCGGTGACCAGCTTTCCTTCTTTGTCGAGAACTCCGCTCACATCGGTGAGAAGGAGAAGACGCTTGGCATTTGTCGCAGCAGCGATGGCGCCCGCAGCGGTATCGGCATTGATATTGTAGGTGTCCCCTGTCTCCGACACACCAAGAGGCGCAATGACCGGAATAATGTCAGACGCA is a window from the Rhodobiaceae bacterium genome containing:
- the fmt gene encoding methionyl-tRNA formyltransferase, with protein sequence MTNPKPLRIAFMGTPDFSVGVLAALVEAGHELVAVYSQPPRKAGRGMDLKKSPVHAFADTNSIEVRTPISLKGEEEQRAFADLDLDVAIVVAYGLLLPAPILEAPRLGCLNLHASLLPRWRGAAPIQRAIMAGDAETGVMVMQMDEGLDTGPVLGTARIAITGDMTASDLHDELATIGAPLMVDTLTKLAAGEVTPAEQSDEGIIYAKKIDKAEARIDWSRPAKELDCHIRGLSPFPGAYFEIIRKGKPERVKILRAVAVAGSGAPGSALDDKLTIACGEGALRLAEVQRAGKGRATAEEFLRGFPLAKGESVS
- the truA gene encoding tRNA pseudouridine synthase A — its product is MSRYKLTIEYDGGPYNGWQSQTNGRAVQDQVTKAVRAYSGEGAEVFAAGRTDTGVHALGQVVHLDLERGDKADKVKDAINFHLKPAPISVVASELVSDEFHARFDATKRHYLYRIINRRAPLTLDLGQAWAVPVPLDADAMHRAAQALIGKHDFTTFRSVHCQAKSAVRTMDEITVSRYGEEIEVICRARSFLHNQVRSIVGSLKCVGEGKWRPKEMEAALKAADRSRCGPVAPPDGLYLTAVDYD
- the racE gene encoding glutamate racemase 1, whose amino-acid sequence is MSDPRAIGVFDSGMGGLTVLRALRDTLPHEDLVYLGDTARLPYGTKSADTVTAYALQATRKLLAHDVKMVVIACNTASAVAIEPLAEQHAPLPVIGVVEPGARAGVAATKTKRVGVLATESTVKGGAYARAISALAPDVHIRQQPCALFVALAEEGWGNDAIAEAAAQRYLAPLFDDPETAPDTLVLGCTHFPVLAPAIARVLGDGVTLVDSAATTAESVAAALERNGLATDASSNGSERFLATDAPERFARVGGLFFGSDIDAARVELIDLQLS
- the dapE gene encoding succinyl-diaminopimelate desuccinylase, with the translated sequence METDTPTAAGLIDPVSLAQDLIRCQSVTPVEGGALDFLEARLTELGFVCTRLPFSDQDTPDVDNLYARLGSEAPNFCFAGHTDVVPVGDAKAWSVDPFEAVIKDGLLLGRGATDMKGSIAAFAAAASRLVTDGGVKGSISFLITGDEEGPAINGTRKVLEWLEARGEVIDDCLVGEPTNPQELGDMIKIGRRGSTNGWITAFGAQGHVAYPHLADNPTPRLVAMLQRLTSDLLDEGTDHFQPSNLEITQISVDNEATNVIPAEAKARFNIRFNDLHTPDELEARVRAHLDAVTAEMGGAYDLNMIASGDAFLTAPGKLSTLISDATTQATGRTPELSTSGGTSDARFIKNYARVVEFGLVSQSMHKVDEHAKVDDIVALADIYETVLRGYFR
- the dapD gene encoding 2,3,4,5-tetrahydropyridine-2,6-dicarboxylate N-succinyltransferase; amino-acid sequence: MTPAELQSIIDTAFDNVDAIDTKTTGDVRDAVNEALTLLDNGEVRVAEKGDKGWVVNQWLKKAVLLSFRLNDMETIAGGPGNSTNWWDKVPSKFEGWGPQEFSAAGFRAVPGAIVRRSAYIAPGAVLMPSFVNLGARVDSGTMVDTWATVGSCAQIGKNVHISGGAGIGGVLEPLQAGPVIIEDNCFIGARSEVAEGVIVGTGAVLSMGVFITSTTKVVNRDTGETHVGYVPPYSVVVPGALPGKPLPDGTPGPSLACAVIVKTVDERTRSKTSVNELLRD
- a CDS encoding haloacid dehalogenase-like hydrolase; amino-acid sequence: MSETPKQSLKNPDFLHIETWVFDLDNTLYPPECDLFSQVDVRMRDFISDYLNVDPEEARRLQKHYYVEHGTTLSGLMKVHDLAPKAFLDYVHQIDVSHIAPADDLNQAIERLPGRKVIFTNGTVAHAENVTEQLGITHHFDAVYDIVAVDYTPKPAVQAYERFVSGTGIDPSRSAMFEDIARNLQAPHDMGMTTVWVRPGEPGPEKHQQMSHEGADGPHVHYVTDDLTGFLQGL
- a CDS encoding putative signaling protein, with protein sequence MSTAQTDVSSSELVDDVASIAPCELLQRFRGPGLLLAQDGAVLANNEAGDELVRLMGVTEERALDQVNETASAFLDVGRTGVPLSKRIVVPSAARDEGNLTYDITALPVDLSMSAGPGILLLARNVSLEGNLVEALVSSRALYRDLADCSGDFVWEVDASSKFSFVSPQGIVGYLPLALNGASPAGLAMDPHEASHLVALFAAREPITETEVWIRGEDGNAACLVASVRPLTDDCGEWCGARGVARDVTAERRRARELDEQRDDDALISAIARAIQQEMQPHDMLRAAARVLVTSFQAAAAWVVPLQADGNPLKPAARHIDSTMATDLPDPDFGTLMDTAIPSDEQAQAYQIWREGPFLCLLTHHWDVMNGFVVLLDTAGRAEAMLAHAADHLSNAIEHARQLRELDRLSRTDELTGLLNRRAFIAGVSESLALHTGEGAAGNLMFIDMDNFKAVNDTYGHPVGDALLTSLSSLMGDVIADLPCGDHLAARLGGDEFAMWIGSCGEAPGALAALTAERLVRAFNIVAAEYGEEVLPGLSIGIASATPGEELQSLMARADHTLYDVKRSGKGTWKMASENSLPTVEPAAQSTIGNGITGELSEGTS
- a CDS encoding hypothetical protein (uncharacterized protein conserved in bacteria (DUF2336)), with translation MKNLLNKIFSWRRLPNELSYEDARAVLEKHSRAAKRELASRTDAPREVLYYLSEDEMLDVRVAVAANPSTPIQASEILADDPEELVRVELARRISRLVPGADENMQGDLLERVIALVEKLAADKLPRVRAIVAEEIKATDNVPPRIIKKLANDVEISVAGPVLEYSPLLSDADLMELIAGSAVDGAAEAIARRENMGDEIVEKVAQSLDIPAVTALLANPNVQIREDTLDLLITTAIDVEALHEPLVMRPNLSIRAIKRIASFVARSLLEDLLAREGLDEDTQKELRDRVMERVEGEDGSEKLDATLASVRKAYEAGKLDNALVTTLADTGQKECVSMALSLLVEVPVKKITEIMDSKSPEAITSVCWKAELSMRTALAVQKALSIKHTDLLLPKNGFEYPLEDKKMNLQLAFFEIEPKGEGG
- a CDS encoding hypothetical protein (protein of unknown function (DUF1036)); the protein is MVLALSLKTGSANSATITLQRLKSTWQTSLECYCQNRETWPGGTCFGSRNMNEVSSGLRCSAPHNALATALFCAAFLFASLVLASPAKAEYRFCNTTTYVLDAAIGYESDEGWQSQGWFRILPGACNAVLPGRIEHDEYYVFARSIDAHEGGTKYFSGSDRFCTAPGDFLVNDRTNCATRGFDGFDFTRVETRTGDKWTTTFSEPSNYTRKRAEIAGTQRLLRDTGASISQIDGLSGRRTTTAITNFQQSKNLRADGKITPALFNALIESADQRQAATGLSICNTTDFLVWAAVGYQSGEDFASSGWIRIEPDRCEKAIKGELKEQYYYTYAEAVDGGGLVARRASQDLVWAGNHTFCTKGTRFEIEGREGCTERGFDDTGFKRIDTGEALVWTETLK